Proteins encoded in a region of the Vicia villosa cultivar HV-30 ecotype Madison, WI linkage group LG5, Vvil1.0, whole genome shotgun sequence genome:
- the LOC131605818 gene encoding uncharacterized protein LOC131605818 — translation MAGVVPTEMSANSPRRTAQFARNAQGGANTEMKTGILQLVYANPFTGMDHEDPFAHLTKFYEIASSTGVDAANEESLFKRLFPHSLLGKAKEWQPPPHNNPYQRNNQGFQPSRFGNQHYQHQSPYQSSNPQGQGQQSQSGSSKLEDTLTQFMQASMANQRSNEAAIKNLETQVGQLAKQLSEQQRGSSFPASTQTNPREHCKAIVTRSGKEINGGIDGGVIVEDDEEIIVENQKGEVVVEDEGEKSEEKVEEELVEKERKEKEGREKNDKKVKRNKKRNENKKKYTDEETVVLDAHCSAIIQKTPPRKEADPGRVILPITIGGNYISNGLVDLGSSINLIPLSVVKRLGNIEMKHTRITLQLADKSIISPYGVVQDMLVKVDKFLFPVDFVVVDMEEDHDVPLILGRPFMKTTRMMIDIDDGIMKVRVQDTEVIFTLFESMKPPKDEHDNFRVDDEKGEIIEVDNQFHKDKDKVNHEGKTHHKNFKVGQMVLVCNSRLKVFPSKLNSKWSGPFVVKEVRNYGSIVVEDPKTQESWTVKEQRLKGYHDG, via the exons ATGGCGGGTGTTGTTCCAACCGAAATGTCCGCCAATAGTCCAAGACGTACCGCCCAATTTGCACGCAATGCTCAAGGTGGAGCAAATACGGAGATGAAGACCGGAATCCTCCAACTTGTTTATGCAAATCCATTCACCGGAATGGATCATGAGGATCCTTTCGCAcatctcaccaaattttatgagatTGCGAGTTCAACGGGAGTCGATGCGGCCAATGAAGAATCATTGTTCAAGAGACTATTTCCACACTCATTACTTGGGAAAGCCaaagaatg gcaacctccacctCACAACAATCCTTACCAAAGAAACAACCAAGGATTCCAACCTTCAAGATTCGGCAATCAACACTATCAACATCAAAGTCCTTATCAAAGTTCAAATCCACAAGGCCAAGGTCAACAATCTCAAAGTGGAAGCTCAAAGTTGGAAGACACTCTTacacaattcatgcaagcatccatGGCTAACCAAAGGAGCAATGAAGCGGCCATAAAGAACTTAGAAACTCAAGTGGGTCAACTTGCAAAGCAATTGTCCGAACAACAACGGGGATCTTCTTTTCCCGCCAGCACTCAAACAAATCCAAGGGAGCATTGCAAAGCCATTGTAACAAGAAGTGGTAAAGAGATAAATGGTGGAATAGATGGAGGTGTTATAGTGGAAGATGATGAGGAAATAATAGTTGAAAACCAAAAGGGTGAGGTGGTAGTTGAAGATGAGGGAGAAAAGAGTGAGGAGAAAGTGGAGGAAGAATTAGTTGAAAAAGAgcggaaagaaaaagaaggaagagagaaaaatgacaaaaaagtgaAGAGGAATAAAAAGAGAAATGAGAAT aaaaagaagtacaCGGATGAAGAGACAGTTGTGCTTGATGCTCATTGTAGTGCAATTATTCAAAAAACTCCCCCAAGAAAGGAAGCCGATCCGGGACGAGTCATTTTACCGATCACCATTGGAGGTAACTACATTAGTAATGGTTTGGTTGATTTGGGGTCTAGCATCAATTTAATACCTTTATCCGTTGTCAAGAGATTGGGGAACATTGAGATGAAACACACCAGGATAACTTTACAACTAGCCGATAAGTCTATCATTTCACCATATGGAGTTGTACAAGACATGCTGGTAAAGGTGGACAAATTTTTGTTCCCGGTTGATTTTGTGGTAGTCGACATGGAGGAGGATCATGATGTGCCATTAatacttggaagaccattcatgaagaccacccgaatgatgattgatatagATGATGGGATTATGAAAGTAAGGGTACAAGATACAGAGGTAATTTTTACTCTTTTTGAGTCTATGAAGCCTCCTAAGGATGAACATGACAACTTCCGAGTCGATGATGAAAAAGGAGAAATCATTGAGGTGGATAATCAATTTCACAAGGACAAGGACAAGGTAAATCATGAGGGGAAGACTCATCACAAAAACTTTAAAGTTGGACAAATGGTGCTTGTGTGCAATTCAAGACTCAAGGTGTTTCCTAGCAAGTTAAATTCAAAGTGGTCGGGGCCATTTGTTGTGAAAGAGGTGCGAAATTATGGATCCATTGTGGTGGAGGACCCTAAAACACAAGAAAGCTGGACTGTAAAGGAACAAAGACTCAAAGGCTACCACGATGGATAA
- the LOC131603376 gene encoding calmodulin-binding receptor kinase CaMRLK, giving the protein MKLFYRFLILLAIFSLAESSCNTEDQTLISKAFKSVSGFNSSTLFQTITSSNCSNSHITKIILPSKNLTGTISWAYLKNMSNLQILDLSGNSLQGHIPSWFWSSFSSLVEINLSRNKFGGSVTVELNNTSTIENLNLSHNRFSNLVQLSTFQNLKILDLSHNNLRTLPFGFENLTKLQHLDLSSCNLRDNIKSISSLNSLHYLDLSNNNLTGTFPSDFPVINNLKFLNISNNNFTFNKPNQNPKQLIIFHTKQTKPKTKRLILAVCSTLSTLVIALLFIWAIRIIHRKRKQRSKKKKWAISIPNTMNTKLDKTGPFEFETESGSTWVADVKEPTSAAVVMFEKPLMNLTFKDLIIATSHFGKESQLAEGRCGPVYWAVLPGEIHVAIKVLEHVRDVDYDESVAMFVELSKVKHPNLLTLSGYCIAGKEKLVLYEFMANGNLGRWLHELPTGDTNIEDWTDDTWEFQNGIVEASPEKMGWRIRHRIAVGIARGLAFLHHAGSKPIVHGHLVTSNILLTDNFEPRISDFGLRIDSSPNGGTEVDVYCFGVVLVELLIGKIVTTEVIVAVRNAAKEGQHVKVLDERLQLEDDSMVNEMLESLMIAFLCMAESPSKRPTMQQVLGLLKDVRPHEPMVLN; this is encoded by the exons atgaaaCTCTTTTACAGATTCTTGATTCTTCTAGCCATATTTTCTTTAGCAGAATCTTCATGCAACACTGAAGACCAAACCTTAATTTCAAAGGCTTTCAAATCCGTCTCTGGCTTCAACTCTTCAACTTTATTCCAAACAATAACCTCCTCCAACTGTTCAAATTCCCATATCACTAAAATCATTCTTCCCTCCAAAAATCTAACCGGAACAATTTCATGGGCTTACCTCAAAAACATGTCAAACTTACAAATTCTTGACCTCTCTGGAAATTCCCTACAAGGCCACATACCAAGCTGGTTTTGGTCTAGCTTTTCATCTTTAGTAGAAATAAACCTCTCAAGAAACAAATTCGGAGGAAGCGTCACCGTTGAGTTGAATAACACATCAACAATTGAAAACCTCAATCTCTCACACAATAGGTTCAGTAATTTAGTTCAACTTTCCACCTTCCAGAACCTTAAAATCCTCGACCTTTCCCACAACAACCTGAGAACACTTCCTTTCGGTTTCGAAAACCTAACCAAACTACAACACCTCGACCTTTCAAGCTGCAATCTCAGAGATAACATAAAATCAATCTCTTCTTTAAACTCACTTCATTACCTAGACTTATCAAACAACAATTTAACCGGAACTTTCCCTTCCGATTTTCCGGTAATCAACAATCTCAAATTCCTCAACatttcaaacaacaacttcacctttaacaaaccaaaccaaaatccaaaacaactcatcatctttcatacaaaacaaaccaaaccaaaaaccAAAAGATTGATACTTGCAGTGTGTTCTACACTATCCACACTTGTTATAGCTCTTCTTTTCATTTGGGCTATCCGTATAATTCACAGAAAGAGGAAACAACGTTCTAAGAAGAAGAAATGGGCTATCTCGATACCGAACACGATGAACACGAAGTTGGACAAAACAGGGCCGTTTGAGTTTGAAACAGAGTCAGGCTCAACATGGGTTGCAGATGTGAAAGAACCAACATCTGCAGCAGTGGTGATGTTCGAGAAGCCATTGATGAACTTGACCTTCAAGGATCTCATCATTGCAACATCACATTTCGGGAAAGAGTCGCAGCTGGCAGAAGGAAGATGTGGGCCAGTGTATTGGGCCGTGTTACCCGGGGAAATCCATGTGGCGATCAAGGTTCTTGAGCATGTCAGAGACGTTGATTATGATGAGTCTGTTGCTATGTTTGTTGAGTTGTCGAAGGTGAAGCATCCCAACTTGTTGACTCTCTCAGGTTACTGTATTGCAG GTAAGGAGAAGCTAGTGTTATATGAGTTTATGGCCAACGGCAATTTAGGTCGATGGCTACACGAGCTTCCAACTGGCGATACCAACATCGAGGATTGGACTGACGACACATGGGAGTTCCAAAACGGCATTGTCGAAGCATCACCCGAAAAGATGGGGTGGCGGATACGCCACCGTATCGCAGTGGGGATAGCGCGTGGCCTCGCGTTTCTCCATCATGCAGGTTCAAAGCCTATTGTGCACGGCCACCTCGTCACCTCCAACATTTTACTCACTGATAATTTCGAGCCACGAATCTCCGATTTTGGATTGCGAATTGACTCGAGTCCCAATGGCGGCACTGAGGTTGATGTGTATTGCTTTGGAGTCGTGTTGGTGGaacttctaattggaaaaatcgTCACAACGGAGGTAATTGTGGCGGTTAGAAATGCGGCGAAGGAAGGACAACATGTTAAAGTGCTTGATGAGAGATTgcaacttgaagatgattcaatgGTGAATGAGATGTTGGAGAGCCTCATGATTGCTTTCTTGTGCATGGCTGAGTCGCCTTCCAAGAGACCAACCATGCAACAAGTTTTGGGCTTACTCAAAGATGTTCGTCCTCATGAACCTATggttttaaattga